Within the Pangasianodon hypophthalmus isolate fPanHyp1 chromosome 19, fPanHyp1.pri, whole genome shotgun sequence genome, the region GATAAATCAgttgctctctttttttttttttttttttttttttataaatagaagcagaaaaaagacaaagcaCGCAAGCGAAAGAAGGACAAGAAACATAAAGGAGAGGAAGACGCCTCTGGTCCTGTTCAGATTTCAAAGGTAGTTTTATAACTCATAATCTACACTAGAGTTCAATAATAAATTCCTGTCACGctgatgtgtgtctgtgttgcagTACCTGAAGGAGAAGAAGCGGAGTGGCAAGTACAGCATGATCTCAGGGAAGAAGATCAAAATGAAGGTGAAGAAATCAAAGAAGGACAAGCAAGTGAGTCGTCAACttaataatattgtatttttatagtATTATACAGTGATGTTATACTGTATGATGTTATGAACCATTTTGTACTACACAACATTTACTGTTGTTGTGTAtactatgtaaaataaattataaataaattgtatttatttatttattttattttatcttttttttttttttttcctcgtttCAGAGAGACAAGAACCGCGCTGAGCTGTTGGAGTTTCTGAACTCGACTTGCTAATTTGGACTCTCTACTTCCACTTTCcccataattattttatttttttatttttattgacttTGTCTTGGCCAATCAGCTCTCAGGGAAATGCCTGTAATTTCCTGTAATGGACAGCACTGTGGGGCCTCATACAGCTCACCACAACtggagaaacattttattttgttatcttGTTATCTTTCTACATTATTTTGTTAACATCCAATGCTATTCACATATTATTCCTGTTATAAAGCATCACTCTCGTATGTGCTTGCTATTTTGGACTTTTTAATACAGTTAAGTTTTTAATCCACCTGCATTTAGACCACTGTTACTGTAACAAGATTGCCCGggtttttaaaatgagaaaaacacagtgacttttttttttatccagactgactttttttcttcaataccCCAAATTTCAGAATTACAGCAAAAACCAGTATCACCTAAAAAGACGTATGAGACATTGAAAGTGACATGTAAAAAATATCCATAGACACAGTGATGGcacatattacataaatatgaaaaaagtggTGCAGCATTCACaaaatgtgtgttatttgtcGTGTTAAATTTAAGTGGGTAAGAATTGAGAACATGCAGACAACTGTAAGGATtcttagataaataaaaataaatcagtccaAATGTGCTGCtggatttatttaaagaatttctttagctgtgcaatgcaaaaaatgacaaaggcATACTGGGCATGTACTGCATGTTTCCAGTGCTTTTGAAGTTGCTCCTTCTCACTTGTTAACAGTGCGCTTTTTGTCTGTAGCCATGACTAAATATCATTcagtaaattaatttgcaggtgtagtcagagggggaaaaaaaggctctTTCAATCTAGCTGAGTTAACACAGTCTGCTGGAGGTCATCTAACATTCAAACATTTAACATCTGTCCACTGACTTTGGACACTCTGGATGATTTTTATCTTAAACTAAgtcattttgcctgaaaacttCATGcaatctctgtaagtttgcaGTATTTGCCATTAACTAGGATTTGACCTGCTGCCTAGCCaatttatgttagctactggaatggAAGCTAGTCTgtcctggcattagcaaaggaAACAGACTAACTCCGTTGAATATATTTCAGTTAATGCTAATATTAGCAAATTAGTGAAACTTATTTcaacaaaatatttcagatgCCTTCCAGGGAGGTAAAGAAGATGCATTTTGTATGAGTATTTGTTTAATCTAGCATATTGTAaaattttactgaggtaggccCATGGTTGCTCATCCTCAACTCCATCTTCATACACACATGGATAACTATAGCTCTAACTACAATTATATAAATGACATAAAActgatatttatattgaaatgacAATATCAAGAATTTAGGACATCCTTTGTCTGTCCTAAGCACTCCTATCCATTTTTTGGTCAAATTAGTATTATAAATGCCTATAGTTCTATTTAAGATTGCctttattatcatttctatgcacttgcatacaaaaaaaatgaatatttaaatatctacattaatataaaacctcAAGTACAATGTAACAACATGACATCACTTTAAGTGTTGATGTGGCACAAATCCAgacaaattgtttttgtttaaattgaaCAAATCAGAACTGTCTCACAGCTGTGTGGGTAAATCTTTACACATCAGATCTGTGTTGCTTGTATATGCTGTTCTCGATTGAATACATATACAGTCTGGGGTtgtgcattaaataaataaataaataaaacagataagGGCcggcagctttgggtaatgtttaCATCAGCCACTGGAATGAGgaaaattgtgatctcagtgattttgaccatggcgtGATTATTGgcgccagacaggctggtttgagtgtttctataactgctgatgtcctgggattttcacacacaccagtcagaCTTGAATATTAACGCTTGTATAATTAATGTAGCAACTACATTAtacatgtaatataataaagctAGAacatttttctgccatttttcttttatcaCAATTGATATACACGCCTATCTGTCATCAGTGGAATGGTTTAAATAGAGTAAttaatttatcaatttatttatcatttgattaaaaaaattcacatttcacACTTACTGAAGATTTGGAAAatgctactattttttttttaaaaaaacattgctttaaTTTAACATATTGTACAACATTCTAAGCTTCTGTATGTAATCTTTAGGTTTGTGTCttagaaaaagatttttttgcaatttaaaaagTGGTTTGTCAGGTACAGACTGCTAAATGCCATACAAACCAGCCCCTGAAAACATCCTCCACTGAAATTCACAGCTGTTAAAGGATCTATAAGTttaaatttttcaatttttagcACTAAACCTAAACCATATACATGGCATTTACATAGAGTAAGTGCCAAACTGTCTTTGGAAACTCAGCAGGAGTGTTACAATACCATCAGTATGAAGGTATGTTGCAATCAGAGAAatcattacatatatatataattaccatttttatatagaaaatgaaataaaaaggttaTTTATTGTTGTGCTTTTGAAAATGGAAAGTGATGTGCAGAAAACTATTGTACGATGTTTGGTGAATTTACCttctagggttttttttgtttgtttgtttgtttttttgttttttttatccccaGTGCAGCTCCATTCGTGAAGTTGCGTTTTTGGAGTCCAAACATCCATCACACATGACCATTAATGCCTTTGTGTCTGAAATCAGGCATGCTAAACACACGTTGTGTCTTTTCAGCTGTGTGTCCAAGTCCTTTTTCGACATCCTGAGATATGGTGTGGACTTCCTCTAATCCAGAACTGCTGGAGGTGAGAGCCACAGAGCTGCCGAACGGATTGATTCTCATTCGAGATTTGAATGTAAGCATGGACAGGCTGATGGAGCGCTTGTTATTCCACTGCCGAGCCAAACGCTGTgcctctttctcctcctgaaTGCGCTCCAGTGTCTCGAGAAGAACGGCACGGAAAAGCCCGGAAACCTCTTGCACCTCTGGCTCGTTCTCTGTCAGGACCTGACGAAACCTGCCAAGAAAAAAGAATGTCAGGTTTAAGAGATCACTAGCTACTAAGGTGCCCAGATATAACATACAAATGCTCCAACAATATCACTGAGTTAAAAAGCTGAATATTGGTGCTGGGACTTCAACAATTTACTGTGGCCAGTCCAACTACCTGCATGCTTTTGGactaatgaaaaaataaaataaagagtgtTGTGGAAGATAATGCCCGGGATGGCATGGTTGTGCATTAATAACTGTGTGCTTGgactgtgttttctctcttcacTTGTAGAAGTATGCCAGTTTGTCAGTGTATTAAGCTTACTGATCTAGTAGCTAAAAAGCTGACACTGTATGACGGTTAGCTGTTCCAGAAGAGTGGGTGTTAGTGTAGGATGGGTTTGTGCTAAAGTGTAAATTTATGCTTGTTATATAACAGGGAAACATGTCTTCTGAGTTCAactcacatttcttttttttttttggtttgactAGA harbors:
- the rd3 gene encoding protein RD3; the protein is MSWFGWSEPQYRSARREPAEVVTDTLMLELSWQMKEAERLQRERDNEYRRLRTGVDYSWLVSAPRVSYDISHGERLALEDLCSKVHPSYCGAVILRFRQVLTENEPEVQEVSGLFRAVLLETLERIQEEKEAQRLARQWNNKRSISLSMLTFKSRMRINPFGSSVALTSSSSGLEEVHTISQDVEKGLGHTAEKTQRVFSMPDFRHKGINGHV